A section of the Microbacterium sp. MM2322 genome encodes:
- the sdhA gene encoding succinate dehydrogenase flavoprotein subunit → MSTQTADSVVKDGVHYHQFDVVIVGAGGAGMRAAIEAGPGAKTAVITKLYPTRSHTGAAQGGMAAALANVEEDSWEWHTFDTVKGGDYLVDQDAAEILAKEAIDAVIDLENMGLPFNRTPDGKIDQRRFGGHTAEHGKNPVRRACYAADRTGHMILQTLFQNCVKLGINFFNEYYALDLITVKDALGRTGIAGVVAYELATGDLHVFHAKAVIFATGGFGKIFKTTSNAHTLTGDGVGIVWRKGLPLEDIEFFQFHPTGLAGLGILLTEGARGEGAILRNASGERFMERYAPTIKDLAPRDIVARCMVKEVLEGRGAGPNKDYVYLDCTHLGAEVLETKLPDITEFARTYLGVDPVVEPVPVMPTAHYAMGGIPTNIKGEVLADNDTVVPGLYAAGECACVSVHGANRLGTNSLLDINVFGKRSGQNAVEYVQTAEFMPLPEDPAKEVREMIEGLRSNAGTERISTLRKKLQEEMDANAQVFRTEETLTNVMGTINDLRERYKNVHVDDKGKRYNTDLLEAVELGFLLDIAEIVAYAARNRRESRGGHMREDYPDRNDDKYMQHTMAYLTGDPHSANPEDHIRLDWKPVVFTKNEQGEYNYPPMERKY, encoded by the coding sequence GTGAGCACCCAGACCGCGGACTCCGTCGTCAAGGACGGCGTCCACTACCACCAGTTCGATGTCGTGATCGTGGGCGCCGGCGGGGCCGGCATGCGCGCGGCCATCGAGGCCGGGCCCGGCGCGAAGACCGCCGTCATCACGAAGCTCTACCCGACCCGCAGCCACACCGGCGCGGCGCAGGGCGGCATGGCGGCAGCGCTCGCCAACGTCGAAGAGGACTCCTGGGAGTGGCACACCTTCGACACCGTCAAGGGCGGCGACTACCTCGTCGACCAGGACGCCGCCGAGATCCTCGCGAAGGAAGCCATCGACGCGGTCATCGACCTCGAGAACATGGGCCTGCCCTTCAACCGCACGCCCGACGGCAAGATCGATCAGCGTCGTTTCGGCGGTCACACCGCCGAGCACGGCAAGAACCCGGTCCGTCGCGCCTGCTACGCAGCTGACCGCACCGGCCACATGATCCTGCAGACGCTGTTCCAGAACTGCGTGAAGCTCGGCATCAACTTCTTCAACGAGTACTACGCGCTCGACCTGATCACGGTGAAGGATGCCCTGGGTCGCACCGGCATCGCCGGTGTCGTCGCGTACGAGCTCGCCACCGGCGACCTCCATGTCTTCCACGCCAAGGCCGTCATCTTCGCGACCGGTGGCTTCGGCAAGATCTTCAAGACCACCTCGAACGCGCACACCCTCACCGGTGACGGCGTCGGGATCGTCTGGCGCAAGGGTCTCCCCCTCGAGGACATCGAGTTCTTCCAGTTCCACCCGACAGGCCTCGCGGGCCTCGGCATCCTCCTCACCGAGGGTGCCCGTGGTGAGGGCGCGATCCTCCGCAACGCTTCGGGCGAGCGCTTCATGGAGCGCTACGCCCCGACGATCAAGGACCTCGCGCCTCGCGACATCGTTGCGCGATGCATGGTCAAGGAGGTCCTCGAGGGCCGCGGCGCCGGTCCGAACAAGGACTACGTCTACCTCGACTGCACGCACCTCGGTGCGGAGGTCCTCGAGACCAAGCTCCCCGACATCACCGAGTTCGCGCGCACCTACCTGGGTGTCGACCCGGTCGTCGAGCCGGTGCCCGTCATGCCGACCGCGCACTACGCGATGGGCGGCATCCCGACCAACATCAAGGGCGAGGTGCTCGCCGACAACGACACCGTCGTCCCGGGCCTCTACGCCGCGGGCGAGTGCGCGTGCGTCTCGGTACACGGGGCCAACCGTCTCGGCACCAACTCGCTGCTCGACATCAACGTGTTCGGCAAGCGCTCGGGCCAGAACGCCGTCGAGTACGTGCAGACGGCGGAGTTCATGCCCCTTCCGGAGGACCCCGCGAAGGAGGTCCGCGAGATGATCGAGGGCCTGCGGAGCAACGCGGGCACCGAGCGCATCTCGACGCTTCGCAAGAAGCTGCAGGAGGAGATGGACGCGAACGCCCAGGTCTTCCGCACCGAAGAGACGCTCACGAACGTCATGGGCACGATCAACGATCTGCGCGAGCGGTACAAGAACGTGCACGTCGATGACAAGGGCAAGCGGTACAACACCGACCTGCTCGAGGCCGTCGAGCTCGGGTTCCTCCTCGACATCGCCGAGATCGTCGCCTACGCCGCCCGCAACCGGCGCGAGAGCCGCGGCGGCCACATGCGCGAGGACTACCCCGACCGCAACGACGACAAGTACATGCAGCACACGATGGCCTACCTCACGGGTGACCCGCACTCCGCGAACCCCGAGGACCACATCCGTCTGGATTGGAAGCCGGTCGTGTTCACCAAGAACGAGCAGGGCGAGTACAACTACCCGCCGATGGAGAGGAAGTACTGA
- the sdhD gene encoding succinate dehydrogenase, hydrophobic membrane anchor protein, whose amino-acid sequence MTADTLVPPRTPQGKASVRRKGPNLEQWGWVFMRVSGVLLIVLIFGHLFVNLMIGQGISALDFSFVAGKFASPFWQVWDVLMLWLAFIHGTNGMRTIVNDYVTNAKVRRVLVTSLWVVAGFMIILGTLVVFTFDPCIPNLSDGSVVAEVCKAQG is encoded by the coding sequence ATGACCGCCGACACCCTCGTTCCCCCGCGCACACCGCAGGGCAAGGCCTCCGTCCGCCGGAAGGGCCCGAACCTCGAGCAGTGGGGTTGGGTCTTCATGCGCGTCTCCGGCGTGCTCCTGATCGTCCTCATCTTCGGCCACCTGTTCGTCAACCTGATGATCGGCCAGGGCATCTCGGCGTTGGACTTCTCGTTCGTCGCCGGCAAGTTCGCGAGCCCGTTCTGGCAGGTCTGGGACGTCCTCATGCTGTGGCTGGCGTTCATCCACGGCACCAACGGCATGCGGACCATCGTCAACGACTACGTCACCAACGCGAAGGTGCGTCGGGTCCTCGTCACGAGCCTGTGGGTGGTCGCCGGATTCATGATCATCCTCGGCACCCTCGTCGTCTTCACCTTCGACCCCTGCATCCCGAACCTCAGCGACGGCAGCGTCGTCGCCGAGGTCTGCAAGGCACAGGGCTGA